The following are encoded in a window of Arthrobacter antioxidans genomic DNA:
- the ruvX gene encoding Holliday junction resolvase RuvX has protein sequence MEDNGGGAASGTPDGAPYPFGPKLGVDVGQVRVGLAGCDRDGLIATPIRTLKRDARKNSDLRILVREAVERGAVQIIVGLPKTLSGREGPSAEMAREYAGLLVDELLRQSHPLPVRLVDERLSTVSAHRSLHAAGLGSRDHRKVVDQVAAVEILQHAIDTQRSRGRDVGDPVPVRAAAGAQGPLPTPTEEPVIRHSTPSRRESES, from the coding sequence GTGGAGGACAACGGCGGGGGAGCGGCGTCCGGCACACCCGACGGCGCTCCCTACCCCTTTGGGCCGAAACTCGGGGTCGACGTCGGACAGGTCCGGGTGGGCCTCGCCGGGTGCGACCGCGACGGACTGATCGCCACGCCGATCCGCACGCTCAAGCGGGATGCGCGGAAGAACAGCGACCTGCGGATCCTCGTCCGGGAGGCCGTGGAACGCGGCGCCGTGCAGATCATCGTGGGACTCCCGAAGACCCTCAGCGGCCGGGAGGGCCCCTCCGCGGAGATGGCACGGGAGTACGCGGGCCTGCTCGTGGACGAACTCCTCCGGCAGTCCCATCCCTTACCGGTACGCCTGGTGGACGAGAGGCTGAGCACGGTGTCGGCCCACCGTTCCCTGCACGCCGCTGGTCTCGGGAGCCGTGATCATCGTAAGGTGGTAGATCAGGTGGCTGCCGTCGAAATACTCCAGCATGCCATCGATACGCAACGTTCACGTGGACGGGATGTGGGGGATCCGGTTCCTGTGCGAGCCGCTGCGGGCGCCCAAGGCCCGCTGCCGACCCCTACGGAGGAGCCAGTCATCAGACACAGTACGCCCAGCAGGAGGGAATCCGAGTCGTGA
- the alaS gene encoding alanine--tRNA ligase translates to MKSHEIAGRWLSYFEKNGHTVVPSASLISSDPSLLFTVAGMVPFIPYLTARETAPYSRATSVQKCIRTGDIEEVGKTARHGTFFQMCGNFSFGDYFKADAIRMAWELLTSDLADGGFGLPAEKLWITVYHEDDEALEIWRDVVGVPAGRIQKMGKKDNYWSTGQPGPAGPCSEIFYDRGPAYGADGGPEADDDRYVEIWNLVFMQYQRGEGTGKDDFEILGELPKKNIDTGLGLERLAMILQGVENMYETDQVRPVLDRAAALSGKTYTSSESPQDPHHTDDVRLRVVADHIRSSLMLITDGVTPSNEGRGYVLRRLIRRAVRAMRLLGVEKACLPDLLPASRDAMKGVYPEVDADFERISRIAYAEEKAFLRTIASGTARLEEAVRESLSEQRPLSGQDAFTLHDTYGFPIDLTLEMAEEAGLAVDAEGFRSLMLEQRHRAQADARGKKAGHADLSVFTELLGRGQTVFTGYDELTTEATIVAVLDHGQSVPSALQGSEIELVLDQTPFYAEAGGQAADIGFITGNGFVVEVLDVQRPVKGLSVHRAVVREGEVFPGAVVTAAVDRRRRHAGEQAHSGTHIVHAALHEILGPEALQRGSFNKAGYLRFDFSWGEGISAGARSEIEEVSNIAIRDNYEVETKIMSLADAKALGATALFGEAYGETVRVVEMNAEFSRELCGGTHVPSTSLIGSLTLLGEQSVGSGNRRIEALVGLDAFRHLAAERALVTELSEMLKVPSAQLPDRLSATLTKLKAAEKELERLRREQLALAAGSLVDTAVDVDGVRLIAHDAGEIGGADELRTLVLDLRGRLGSGPAVVAATGVAQNRPLVLVATNEAARAAGVKAGALVRTAAKILGGGGGGKDDVAQGGGSDATRIPDALSAIRSAVAER, encoded by the coding sequence ATGAAGTCCCACGAGATCGCCGGCCGCTGGCTGAGCTACTTCGAGAAGAACGGGCACACGGTCGTGCCTTCGGCGTCGCTGATCTCCTCGGACCCGTCCCTCCTGTTCACCGTGGCCGGGATGGTGCCGTTCATCCCGTACCTGACCGCCCGCGAGACGGCCCCCTACAGCCGTGCCACGAGCGTCCAGAAGTGCATCCGCACCGGCGACATCGAGGAGGTCGGCAAGACCGCCCGGCACGGGACGTTCTTCCAGATGTGCGGGAACTTCTCCTTCGGTGACTACTTCAAGGCCGATGCCATCCGTATGGCCTGGGAGCTGCTGACCAGCGATCTCGCCGACGGCGGGTTCGGCCTGCCCGCGGAGAAGCTGTGGATCACGGTCTACCACGAGGACGACGAGGCCCTGGAGATCTGGCGCGACGTCGTCGGCGTCCCCGCCGGGCGCATCCAGAAGATGGGCAAGAAGGACAACTACTGGTCCACCGGCCAGCCCGGCCCCGCCGGTCCCTGCTCGGAGATCTTCTACGACCGCGGTCCCGCCTACGGGGCCGACGGCGGTCCGGAGGCCGACGACGACCGGTACGTGGAGATCTGGAACCTCGTCTTCATGCAGTACCAGCGCGGCGAGGGCACCGGCAAGGACGACTTCGAGATCCTGGGCGAACTGCCGAAGAAGAACATCGACACGGGGCTCGGGCTCGAGCGCCTCGCGATGATCCTGCAGGGCGTCGAGAACATGTACGAGACGGACCAGGTGCGTCCCGTCCTGGACCGCGCCGCCGCGCTCAGCGGGAAGACGTACACCAGCTCCGAGTCCCCGCAGGACCCGCACCACACCGACGACGTCCGCCTGCGCGTGGTCGCCGACCACATCCGCTCCTCGCTCATGCTCATCACCGACGGCGTGACCCCCTCCAACGAGGGCCGGGGCTACGTGCTGCGCCGGCTGATCCGCCGCGCCGTCCGCGCCATGCGGCTCCTCGGCGTGGAGAAGGCCTGCCTGCCCGACCTGCTGCCCGCCTCACGGGACGCCATGAAGGGCGTCTACCCGGAGGTCGACGCCGACTTCGAGCGCATCAGCCGGATCGCCTACGCCGAGGAGAAGGCGTTCCTGCGCACCATCGCCTCGGGCACCGCGCGCCTCGAGGAGGCCGTGCGGGAGTCCCTCTCCGAGCAGCGCCCGCTGTCGGGCCAGGACGCCTTCACGCTCCATGACACCTACGGCTTCCCCATCGACCTGACGCTCGAGATGGCCGAGGAGGCCGGGCTCGCCGTCGACGCCGAAGGCTTCCGCTCGCTCATGCTCGAGCAGCGCCACCGCGCCCAGGCCGACGCCCGCGGCAAGAAGGCCGGCCACGCCGACCTCTCCGTGTTCACCGAGCTGCTCGGCCGCGGCCAGACCGTCTTCACGGGCTACGACGAACTGACCACGGAGGCCACGATCGTCGCCGTCCTGGACCACGGCCAGTCCGTCCCGAGCGCACTGCAGGGGAGCGAGATCGAACTCGTCCTCGACCAGACGCCGTTCTACGCCGAGGCAGGCGGGCAGGCCGCCGACATCGGATTCATCACGGGCAACGGCTTCGTGGTCGAGGTCCTCGACGTCCAGCGTCCCGTCAAGGGCCTGAGCGTCCACCGCGCCGTGGTGCGCGAGGGCGAGGTGTTCCCGGGTGCCGTGGTGACGGCCGCCGTCGACCGCCGGCGCCGCCACGCGGGCGAGCAGGCGCACTCGGGCACGCACATCGTCCATGCCGCCCTCCACGAGATCCTCGGCCCCGAGGCGCTGCAGCGCGGCTCCTTCAACAAGGCCGGCTACCTCCGGTTCGACTTCTCCTGGGGCGAGGGCATCAGTGCCGGGGCGCGGTCGGAGATCGAAGAGGTCTCGAACATCGCGATCCGCGACAACTACGAGGTCGAGACGAAGATCATGTCCCTCGCGGACGCGAAGGCGCTCGGCGCCACCGCGCTGTTCGGCGAGGCGTACGGAGAGACGGTGCGCGTCGTCGAGATGAACGCCGAGTTCTCCCGCGAACTGTGCGGTGGCACGCACGTTCCCTCGACGTCGCTCATCGGCAGCCTGACGCTGCTCGGCGAGCAGTCCGTCGGCTCGGGCAACCGGCGCATCGAGGCGCTCGTGGGGCTCGATGCCTTCCGCCACCTCGCCGCCGAGCGGGCACTCGTCACCGAACTCTCCGAGATGCTGAAGGTGCCCTCGGCGCAGCTGCCCGACCGCCTGTCGGCGACGCTCACCAAGCTCAAGGCCGCGGAGAAGGAGCTGGAGCGGCTCCGCAGGGAGCAGCTCGCCCTGGCCGCGGGCTCGCTCGTCGACACCGCGGTGGACGTCGACGGCGTGCGCCTGATCGCGCACGACGCCGGCGAGATCGGCGGCGCGGACGAACTGCGGACCCTCGTGCTGGACCTGCGCGGCCGGCTCGGGTCCGGGCCCGCGGTGGTCGCCGCAACCGGCGTCGCGCAGAACCGTCCGCTCGTCCTCGTCGCGACCAACGAGGCGGCACGGGCCGCCGGGGTCAAGGCCGGTGCGCTGGTGCGGACCGCCGCGAAGATCCTCGGCGGGGGCGGCGGCGGCAAGGACGACGTCGCGCAGGGCGGTGGCTCGGACGCCACCCGCATCCCCGACGCGCTGTCGGCGATCCGCTCAGCGGTCGCGGAGCGCTGA
- a CDS encoding DUF948 domain-containing protein translates to MSGGDIAGLIAAGVFAVLVLLLAVPIWKLGRVFDELRTAIRTVTDETTPLIEEVTSTVSTTHRQLKTVDGITSNVSDASANISALSSLIAATVGSPLIKVSAFSYGVRSALAGRTSPTRRRRSR, encoded by the coding sequence ATGTCAGGTGGAGATATTGCCGGCCTGATAGCTGCGGGCGTGTTCGCCGTCCTGGTCCTGCTGCTGGCCGTTCCGATCTGGAAGCTTGGACGCGTGTTCGACGAGCTCCGCACGGCCATCCGGACCGTCACCGACGAGACCACGCCGCTGATCGAAGAGGTCACGAGCACCGTGAGCACCACGCACCGGCAGCTGAAGACGGTCGACGGGATCACCTCCAACGTCTCCGACGCGTCGGCGAACATCTCGGCGCTGTCCTCGCTGATCGCCGCCACCGTCGGCTCTCCGCTCATCAAGGTCTCGGCGTTCTCGTACGGCGTCCGCTCGGCCCTCGCCGGCCGGACCTCGCCCACCCGCCGCCGCCGCAGCCGCTAA
- the rpsD gene encoding 30S ribosomal protein S4, with amino-acid sequence MANNTRARRKVRISRALGIALTPKAEKYLERRPYAPGQHGRARRKQDSDYAVRLREKQRLRAQYNIREAQMARVFEEARRTSGLTGENLIELLEMRLDALVLRAGFARTSAQARQLIVHRHIMVDGARVDRPSFRVAEGQLIHVHSRSETMVPLQVAAAGAHRDVLPAVPGYLDVQLDKLQARLVRRPKRSEVPVTCEEQLVVEYYAR; translated from the coding sequence GTGGCTAACAACACACGTGCCCGCCGGAAGGTCCGCATCTCGCGTGCCCTCGGCATCGCCCTGACTCCCAAGGCCGAGAAGTACCTCGAGCGTCGGCCGTACGCGCCGGGCCAGCACGGCCGTGCGCGTCGCAAGCAGGACAGCGACTACGCCGTCCGTCTGCGCGAAAAGCAGCGCCTGCGCGCCCAGTACAACATCCGCGAAGCGCAGATGGCCCGCGTCTTCGAAGAAGCACGCCGGACCTCGGGCCTGACCGGTGAGAACCTGATCGAACTGCTCGAGATGCGTCTCGACGCCCTCGTGCTCCGTGCCGGGTTCGCCCGCACCAGCGCCCAGGCACGCCAGCTCATCGTCCACCGCCACATCATGGTCGACGGCGCGCGCGTCGATCGCCCGTCGTTCCGGGTGGCCGAAGGCCAGCTCATCCACGTGCACAGCCGCAGCGAGACCATGGTCCCGCTGCAGGTTGCCGCCGCCGGTGCGCACCGCGACGTCCTCCCCGCCGTTCCCGGCTACCTGGACGTCCAGCTCGACAAGCTCCAGGCGCGCCTCGTGCGTCGCCCGAAGCGCTCCGAGGTCCCCGTGACCTGCGAAGAGCAGCTCGTCGTCGAGTACTACGCACGCTAG
- a CDS encoding replication-associated recombination protein A yields the protein MNDLFSAAADDDESDDAPAGSTRGSAGLRPRSPLAVRMRPRSVEEVVGQQHLLGRGSPLRTLAGEHDPGGHAAPSSVILWGPPGTGKTTLAHVIARGRGRKFVELSAITAGVKDVRRVMDEALTSRDLYRQTTVLFLDEIHRFNKAQQDALLPGVENGWVVLIAATTENPSFSVVSPLLSRSLLQTLRPLDEADIRGLLQRAVDDERGLAGTVEVSGEALEHLVRLAAGDARRGLTALEAAAGVAQSERDAPAVGSRSEGEADGDDDQEGREALPVLVTLQHAEKAVDVAALRYDRAGDQHYDVASAFIKSLRGSDVDAALHYVAKMLEAGEDPRFIARRLMISASEDVGMADPTALQTAVAAAQAVQLVGMPEARIILAEAVVHIATAPKSNAAYNGINAAIADVRAGRGQGIPAHLRDAHYPGASQLGHGKGYVYSHDEPHGIALQQYAPDDLVGRNYYEPTDRGVERDIGSRLSRLRRIIRGK from the coding sequence GTGAATGATCTATTCAGTGCCGCGGCCGACGACGACGAGTCGGACGACGCGCCCGCCGGCAGCACGCGCGGCTCGGCGGGCCTGCGGCCCCGCAGCCCGCTCGCCGTGAGGATGCGACCGCGCAGCGTGGAGGAGGTCGTGGGCCAGCAGCACCTGCTCGGCCGGGGCTCGCCGCTGCGGACACTCGCGGGGGAGCACGATCCCGGTGGCCATGCGGCGCCGTCGTCCGTGATCCTGTGGGGTCCGCCCGGGACGGGCAAGACGACGCTCGCCCACGTGATCGCGCGCGGCCGGGGCCGGAAGTTCGTGGAACTGTCCGCCATCACGGCCGGGGTCAAGGACGTGCGCCGCGTCATGGACGAGGCCCTGACCTCACGCGACCTGTACCGGCAGACCACGGTCCTGTTCCTGGACGAGATCCACCGCTTCAACAAGGCCCAGCAGGACGCCCTGCTCCCCGGGGTGGAGAACGGCTGGGTGGTCCTCATCGCGGCCACCACGGAGAACCCGTCCTTCTCGGTCGTGTCCCCGCTGCTGTCCCGCTCGCTCCTGCAGACCCTGCGGCCGCTCGACGAGGCCGACATCCGGGGCCTGCTCCAGCGGGCCGTCGACGACGAACGCGGGCTCGCCGGGACGGTCGAGGTGTCCGGGGAGGCGCTCGAGCATCTCGTCCGCCTGGCCGCGGGCGACGCCCGGCGCGGCCTGACCGCGCTCGAGGCGGCCGCCGGCGTCGCGCAGTCCGAGCGTGACGCCCCGGCCGTCGGCTCCCGGAGCGAGGGTGAGGCCGACGGCGACGACGACCAGGAGGGGCGGGAGGCCCTGCCCGTGCTGGTCACGCTGCAGCACGCGGAGAAGGCGGTCGACGTCGCCGCCCTGCGGTACGACCGTGCCGGTGACCAGCACTACGACGTCGCGAGTGCCTTCATCAAGTCGCTGCGCGGATCGGATGTCGACGCCGCCCTGCACTACGTGGCGAAGATGCTCGAGGCCGGCGAGGACCCGCGGTTCATCGCCCGGCGGCTGATGATCTCGGCGTCGGAGGACGTGGGGATGGCCGACCCGACGGCGCTGCAGACGGCCGTCGCCGCGGCGCAGGCCGTGCAGCTCGTCGGCATGCCCGAGGCCCGGATCATCCTCGCCGAGGCGGTGGTGCACATCGCGACCGCGCCGAAGTCGAACGCGGCCTACAACGGCATCAACGCCGCCATCGCGGATGTCCGCGCGGGCCGCGGTCAGGGCATCCCGGCCCACCTGCGGGACGCGCACTATCCGGGTGCCTCCCAGCTCGGCCACGGGAAGGGGTACGTCTACTCCCACGACGAGCCGCACGGGATCGCCCTGCAGCAGTACGCGCCGGACGACCTGGTGGGCCGGAACTACTACGAGCCGACGGACCGCGGGGTCGAACGGGACATCGGCTCCCGCCTGTCGCGGCTCCGACGGATCATCCGCGGCAAGTGA
- a CDS encoding acVLRF1 family peptidyl-tRNA hydrolase — MTPSRSVLVEAGRLEGWLARFEARNGPFSVHSAQAMPERADGSVTVTAVNGCIAVLTPPLPPGTLPGPGPEGAVRGSAEGAGPVLDLLPAVDPATTVGILLVRRGGYSVGVARDGGVVSSKTGTRYVQGRTAAGGWSQQRFARRRANQADALVEETAARAAALFGAHPPSCLQLGGDRTLATGALGEPVLSRFAGLPQVPFLTVPDPRFAVLKEAARTALAVRITVTDPPGESP; from the coding sequence ATGACCCCCAGCAGGTCCGTGCTCGTCGAGGCCGGGCGCCTCGAGGGGTGGCTCGCACGCTTCGAAGCACGGAACGGCCCCTTCAGTGTGCACAGTGCGCAGGCGATGCCGGAGCGCGCGGACGGCTCGGTCACGGTGACCGCCGTGAACGGCTGCATCGCGGTCCTGACCCCGCCCCTGCCACCTGGCACCCTCCCCGGGCCTGGACCGGAAGGTGCGGTGCGTGGGTCGGCGGAGGGCGCCGGCCCGGTCCTGGACCTGCTCCCGGCGGTGGACCCGGCCACCACGGTGGGGATCCTGCTCGTCCGGCGTGGCGGCTACTCGGTGGGCGTCGCGCGGGACGGCGGGGTCGTGTCCTCGAAGACGGGCACGCGCTACGTCCAGGGCCGGACGGCGGCGGGCGGCTGGTCGCAGCAGCGGTTCGCCCGGCGACGGGCCAACCAGGCGGACGCCCTCGTGGAGGAGACCGCGGCCCGCGCCGCCGCCCTCTTCGGCGCCCATCCGCCGTCGTGCCTGCAGCTCGGCGGCGACAGGACACTGGCGACGGGCGCCCTCGGCGAGCCCGTCCTCTCACGGTTCGCGGGCCTCCCGCAGGTCCCGTTCCTCACGGTGCCGGATCCCCGCTTCGCGGTCCTCAAGGAGGCGGCCCGCACGGCCCTGGCCGTGCGGATCACGGTGACCGACCCGCCCGGGGAGAGCCCGTGA
- the rpe gene encoding ribulose-phosphate 3-epimerase, giving the protein MTHLRINPSILSADFVNLEAELQRIASADAVHVDVMDNHFVPNLTLGLPIVRRIQQVSPLPLDVHLMIEDADRWAPAYAEAGAASVTFHAEAAAAPVRLARELREAGAKAGMALRPATPVEPYLDMLGELDLLLVMTVEPGFGGQSFLDLTLPKIRRAAEAVRGAAQPLAIQVDGGITEETILRAADAGATVFVAGSSVYGADDAAAAITALRAAAARRA; this is encoded by the coding sequence GTGACGCATCTCCGTATCAATCCGAGCATCCTCTCGGCGGACTTCGTGAACCTGGAGGCCGAACTGCAGCGCATCGCGTCGGCCGACGCCGTGCACGTGGACGTCATGGACAACCACTTCGTGCCGAACCTCACGCTCGGACTGCCGATCGTCCGGAGGATCCAGCAGGTCAGCCCGCTGCCGCTCGACGTGCACCTCATGATCGAGGACGCCGACCGCTGGGCGCCCGCGTACGCCGAGGCCGGCGCCGCGTCGGTGACCTTCCACGCGGAGGCCGCGGCGGCCCCGGTCCGGCTGGCCCGGGAGCTGCGGGAGGCCGGCGCGAAGGCCGGCATGGCGCTGCGGCCGGCCACGCCGGTGGAGCCCTACCTGGACATGCTGGGCGAGCTCGACCTGCTGCTCGTGATGACGGTGGAGCCGGGGTTCGGCGGGCAGTCCTTCCTGGACCTGACCCTGCCGAAGATCCGCCGGGCCGCCGAGGCCGTCCGGGGGGCCGCACAGCCGCTCGCCATCCAGGTGGACGGCGGGATCACGGAGGAGACGATCCTCCGTGCCGCCGACGCCGGGGCCACGGTCTTCGTCGCCGGGTCCTCGGTCTACGGGGCGGACGACGCCGCCGCGGCGATCACCGCACTCCGCGCGGCAGCCGCCCGGAGGGCCTGA
- a CDS encoding RsmB/NOP family class I SAM-dependent RNA methyltransferase: protein MSATGGTNRGPGGRGERSQGAGGKAQGAGQGGGTRRRDDQGRERNRGGDRQFSQAAPSQRTRRADPARLVAFEVLRAVAGEDAYANLVLPTSIRKHRLDRRDAGFATELTYGALRGQGTYDAVLARCVDRPLDQLDPAVLDALRLGVHQLLAMRVPAHAALDQTVGLVRAVIGAGPSSLVNAVLRKVTAHDLDGWIAVLVEGLTDPTAIAALTHSHPEWIVRAMRQALVAHGRDVSEIDALLAADNAAPVVHLVALPGLGTLDDALGEGAEPGLLAPGSAYYSGGDISRLPGIAAGTLRVQDSGSQLVARALAAVDLPGRRTDGPEQWLDLCAGPGGKTALLAAIGLDDGVHLTANEPVPHRAQLVRQALRPLPEDSWTLRVGDGRDVGREQPESYDRVLVDAPCTGLGALRRRPESRWRRKPSDLVGLAPLQRELLTSALDAVAPGGVVAYVTCSPHHAETDAVVDDCLRKRTGFERVDAGAALDAVSIGGALDAGHGTSAQLWPHVHGTDAMYLALIRKNP from the coding sequence GTGAGTGCTACCGGAGGAACGAACAGGGGACCGGGCGGGCGCGGTGAGCGCAGCCAGGGTGCCGGAGGCAAGGCTCAGGGCGCCGGTCAGGGCGGCGGTACCCGGCGTCGCGACGACCAGGGCCGGGAACGGAACCGCGGCGGCGACCGGCAGTTCTCCCAGGCCGCGCCGTCGCAGCGTACCCGCCGCGCCGATCCCGCCCGCCTCGTGGCGTTCGAGGTCCTGCGTGCCGTGGCCGGCGAGGACGCCTATGCGAACCTCGTGCTGCCGACCAGCATCCGCAAGCACCGCCTCGACCGCCGTGACGCCGGTTTCGCGACCGAGCTCACCTACGGGGCCCTGCGGGGGCAGGGCACCTACGACGCCGTCCTGGCCCGCTGCGTCGACCGCCCGCTGGACCAGCTCGACCCCGCCGTCCTGGACGCCCTGAGGCTCGGTGTGCACCAGCTCCTGGCGATGCGGGTCCCCGCGCACGCGGCGCTGGACCAGACCGTGGGCCTCGTGCGCGCCGTGATCGGCGCAGGTCCGTCCTCACTCGTGAACGCCGTGCTCCGCAAGGTCACCGCACATGACCTGGACGGCTGGATCGCCGTCCTCGTGGAGGGCCTGACGGACCCGACCGCCATCGCGGCCCTGACCCACAGCCATCCCGAGTGGATCGTCCGCGCGATGCGCCAGGCGCTCGTCGCCCACGGCCGGGACGTCTCGGAGATCGACGCCCTCCTGGCGGCCGACAACGCCGCGCCCGTGGTCCATCTCGTCGCACTCCCAGGGCTCGGCACGCTCGACGACGCCCTCGGGGAAGGAGCCGAGCCGGGCCTGCTGGCACCGGGATCGGCCTACTACTCGGGCGGCGACATCAGCAGGCTCCCCGGCATCGCCGCAGGCACCCTCCGCGTGCAGGACTCGGGATCACAGCTCGTGGCGCGGGCCCTGGCCGCCGTCGACCTCCCCGGACGCCGCACGGACGGCCCCGAGCAGTGGCTGGACCTGTGCGCCGGCCCCGGCGGCAAGACCGCCCTGCTGGCGGCGATCGGGCTGGACGACGGCGTGCACCTGACGGCGAACGAGCCGGTCCCGCACCGCGCCCAGCTGGTGCGGCAGGCGCTGCGGCCCCTGCCGGAGGACTCCTGGACCCTCCGGGTGGGGGACGGACGCGACGTCGGGCGGGAGCAGCCGGAGAGCTACGACCGCGTGCTCGTCGACGCCCCCTGCACCGGGCTGGGCGCCCTGCGCCGCCGCCCGGAATCGCGCTGGCGCCGGAAGCCCTCCGACCTCGTGGGCCTCGCACCCCTGCAGCGCGAGCTCCTCACGTCTGCGCTGGACGCCGTCGCCCCCGGCGGCGTCGTGGCCTACGTGACCTGCTCGCCGCACCACGCGGAGACGGACGCCGTCGTCGACGACTGCCTGCGGAAGCGCACCGGCTTCGAGCGGGTCGACGCGGGAGCCGCGCTCGACGCCGTGAGCATCGGGGGAGCGCTCGACGCCGGCCACGGGACGAGTGCGCAGCTCTGGCCCCACGTGCACGGCACGGACGCCATGTACCTGGCGCTGATCCGGAAGAATCCCTGA
- a CDS encoding methionyl-tRNA formyltransferase, which yields MRILFAGTPGVAVPSLRALVDAGFDVAAVLTRVDAPVGRRKVLTPSPVAAAAEELGLPVLKANRFTPDLVAHLGTLTLDAAAIVAYGGIVPPAGLAVPRHGWINLHFSVLPAWRGAAPVQHAVLAGDDVTGATTFLLEEGLDTGPVFGVMTETLDPGATSGEVLDRLSHSGAILLVQTLSGLEAGRVTATPQTGEATLAPKLTIDDARIDWSLPAVAVRRRINAVTPEPGAWSTLDGQRVKLGPVTPIGGREDGMTDGGMDGGQPAVPPGRIDVVGRQVLVGTGTDALVLGDLQPAGKKMMRALDWARGAATRGELVFE from the coding sequence ATGAGGATCCTCTTCGCGGGGACGCCCGGGGTCGCCGTGCCGTCGCTGCGCGCGCTGGTGGACGCAGGCTTCGATGTCGCCGCCGTCCTCACGCGGGTCGACGCGCCCGTGGGGCGCCGCAAAGTCCTGACGCCGAGTCCGGTCGCCGCCGCCGCCGAGGAGCTCGGGCTGCCCGTCCTCAAGGCGAACCGCTTCACCCCGGACCTCGTCGCCCACCTGGGGACCCTGACCCTCGACGCCGCGGCGATCGTCGCCTACGGCGGCATCGTCCCGCCGGCCGGGCTGGCCGTTCCCCGGCACGGCTGGATCAATCTCCACTTCTCGGTCCTCCCGGCCTGGCGGGGCGCAGCCCCCGTGCAGCACGCGGTCCTCGCAGGGGACGACGTCACGGGCGCGACCACGTTCCTCCTCGAGGAGGGGCTCGACACCGGTCCCGTCTTCGGCGTGATGACGGAGACGCTCGACCCCGGCGCCACGAGCGGGGAGGTCCTCGACCGCCTGTCCCACAGCGGCGCGATCCTGCTCGTGCAGACCCTGTCCGGTCTCGAGGCGGGTCGGGTGACGGCGACACCCCAGACGGGCGAGGCGACTCTCGCCCCCAAGCTCACGATCGACGACGCACGGATCGACTGGTCGCTCCCGGCCGTCGCCGTGCGCCGCCGCATCAATGCGGTGACCCCCGAGCCCGGGGCGTGGAGCACGCTCGACGGGCAGCGGGTGAAGCTCGGACCCGTCACCCCGATCGGCGGCCGTGAGGACGGGATGACGGACGGGGGCATGGACGGCGGACAGCCGGCCGTACCGCCCGGCCGGATCGACGTCGTCGGACGGCAGGTCCTGGTGGGCACGGGCACGGACGCGCTGGTCCTCGGGGACCTGCAGCCGGCCGGGAAGAAGATGATGAGAGCGCTCGACTGGGCGCGGGGCGCGGCGACGCGCGGAGAGCTGGTGTTCGAGTGA
- the def gene encoding peptide deformylase — protein sequence MAVLSIRMIGDPILRTPAAEVTEFGPELARLVEDMTETMIDVQGAGLAAPQVGIGLQVFTYRVDGVQGHVVNPVLEVGGASQGESDIEGCLSVPGLGSFVDRSDWARITGKDVSGQDIAVEGEGMLARAFQHETDHLRGTLYIDRLSGEDRTNALRAIRSADYNQVTSRTAVERSRSLGSSFTRPATPATPATPATPVAGRRAGAAGRTGR from the coding sequence ATGGCCGTCCTGAGTATCCGCATGATCGGCGATCCGATCCTCCGTACCCCCGCCGCGGAGGTCACCGAGTTCGGGCCCGAGCTCGCCCGGCTGGTCGAGGACATGACCGAGACGATGATCGACGTGCAGGGGGCCGGCCTCGCCGCACCGCAGGTCGGCATCGGGCTCCAGGTCTTCACCTACCGGGTGGACGGCGTCCAGGGGCACGTGGTGAACCCCGTGCTCGAGGTCGGCGGCGCCTCGCAGGGGGAGTCCGACATCGAGGGCTGCCTCTCCGTGCCGGGCCTCGGGAGCTTCGTCGACCGGTCCGACTGGGCGCGCATCACGGGCAAGGACGTGTCCGGGCAGGACATCGCGGTGGAGGGCGAGGGCATGCTGGCGCGCGCCTTCCAGCACGAGACGGACCACCTCCGCGGAACCCTGTACATCGACCGGCTCTCGGGCGAGGACCGGACGAATGCGCTCAGGGCCATCCGGAGTGCCGACTACAACCAGGTCACGTCACGGACCGCGGTGGAGCGCTCCCGGTCCCTCGGATCGAGCTTCACCCGTCCTGCGACGCCTGCGACGCCTGCGACGCCTGCGACGCCGGTGGCCGGCCGCCGCGCCGGCGCGGCCGGCAGGACCGGCCGATGA